One genomic window of Sporosarcina ureae includes the following:
- a CDS encoding ribonuclease HII, which translates to MTTIQQIKHQLMELQEPNDWLIELEADTRKGVQQAIIQWRARYEKKQALIQEFQKKIAFDDSYRSSRVLFVAGIDEAGRGPLAGPVVTAAVILPEDCSALIGLDDSKKVSKEKRQEFARLIKEQAVAYAIHVQPVQVIDELNIYQATKQSMEIAISELEIAPHVVIADAMNLHTSCLCYSVIKGDEKSLTIAAASILAKTTRDALMNELHDEFPWYAFNENAGYGTAKHLQGLETHGLCEHHRKSFEPIKTMWRDRQ; encoded by the coding sequence TTGACAACGATACAGCAAATAAAGCATCAATTAATGGAGTTACAAGAACCGAATGATTGGCTTATAGAACTTGAAGCCGACACGAGAAAAGGCGTCCAGCAAGCGATTATTCAATGGCGCGCCCGCTACGAAAAAAAACAAGCGCTTATTCAAGAATTTCAAAAGAAAATCGCATTTGATGACTCATATAGATCCTCACGCGTTTTATTTGTTGCGGGAATTGACGAAGCGGGAAGAGGACCTTTAGCGGGGCCAGTAGTTACAGCTGCGGTTATACTACCTGAGGATTGTTCCGCCCTTATTGGATTGGACGACTCGAAAAAAGTTTCTAAGGAGAAAAGGCAGGAATTTGCCCGACTGATTAAAGAACAAGCTGTGGCGTACGCTATACACGTGCAGCCTGTTCAAGTAATTGATGAATTGAATATATATCAAGCAACAAAGCAATCGATGGAGATAGCTATAAGTGAACTTGAAATAGCGCCACATGTAGTTATAGCAGACGCTATGAATCTACATACATCGTGCCTATGCTACTCCGTCATAAAAGGAGATGAAAAAAGCTTAACTATCGCGGCTGCTTCTATATTAGCTAAAACAACTCGTGACGCACTGATGAATGAATTACATGACGAGTTTCCTTGGTATGCATTTAATGAAAATGCGGGATATGGAACTGCGAAACATCTACAAGGACTTGAAACGCATGGACTTTGTGAACATCATCGCAAATCGTTCGAACCGATTAAAACGATGTGGAGGGATCGACAATGA
- the rimM gene encoding ribosome maturation factor RimM (Essential for efficient processing of 16S rRNA), with protein sequence MEWFNVGTIVNTHGIKGEVRVMSKTDFPDERYEVGSELAIFMPKSKAPTFVKVISHRKHKNFDLLMFEGYPNINDVEKFRNGVIKVSEKELTELEENEFYYHEIIGCRVITETGDEIGTVSEIIETGANDVWEVTPAEGKPHYIPYIEDVVKDIDIDKQIITIELMDGLLS encoded by the coding sequence ATGGAATGGTTTAATGTAGGCACGATTGTTAATACGCATGGTATTAAAGGTGAGGTTCGTGTGATGTCCAAAACAGATTTCCCGGATGAGCGATATGAAGTGGGAAGTGAGCTCGCGATCTTCATGCCGAAAAGCAAAGCACCTACGTTTGTGAAAGTGATCAGTCATCGTAAACATAAAAACTTTGATTTACTGATGTTTGAAGGCTATCCGAATATTAATGACGTCGAGAAGTTCCGAAATGGCGTGATCAAGGTCTCGGAGAAAGAATTGACGGAACTAGAAGAAAATGAATTTTATTATCATGAAATTATTGGCTGCCGTGTGATTACAGAAACTGGAGACGAGATCGGTACGGTTTCAGAAATTATCGAAACAGGTGCTAATGACGTATGGGAAGTAACGCCTGCTGAAGGCAAACCACATTATATCCCGTATATCGAAGATGTTGTAAAAGATATCGATATAGATAAGCAGATTATCACAATTGAATTGATGGATGGTTTGCTTTCATGA
- the lepB gene encoding signal peptidase I encodes MEEKKTRSEGLEWIKALLIAFGLAAIIRIFLFTPIVVDGISMMPTLEHGDRMIVNKIGYTIGEPHRFDIVVFHAPEQKDYIKRVIGLPGDTVEYKDDVLYINDEPYEEPYLDQYKSEVQDGTLTEDFTLQDVPQIDAKTVPEDHIFVMGDNRRKSKDSRHIGVVSIDEVIGSTSVVFWPIKDIGLVK; translated from the coding sequence ATGGAAGAGAAAAAAACGAGAAGTGAAGGACTGGAATGGATCAAAGCATTGTTAATCGCGTTTGGATTGGCCGCCATTATTCGTATCTTTTTATTCACACCAATCGTCGTTGACGGTATTTCTATGATGCCAACATTGGAACATGGTGACCGCATGATCGTTAATAAAATCGGCTATACAATTGGTGAACCGCATCGTTTCGATATAGTAGTATTCCATGCACCTGAACAGAAAGATTATATTAAACGTGTAATTGGACTGCCAGGGGATACAGTGGAGTATAAAGACGATGTACTATATATAAATGATGAGCCGTATGAAGAGCCGTACCTTGATCAATATAAGTCGGAAGTACAAGATGGTACGTTGACGGAAGATTTTACACTGCAGGATGTACCGCAAATCGATGCAAAAACAGTGCCTGAAGATCACATATTTGTAATGGGTGATAACCGTCGGAAAAGTAAAGATTCTAGACACATAGGTGTTGTATCAATCGATGAAGTCATCGGCAGTACCAGTGTGGTATTCTGGCCGATTAAAGATATTGGTCTTGTGAAATAA
- the rplS gene encoding 50S ribosomal protein L19, with protein sequence MQKLIADITKDQLRTEHPSFRPGDTLRLHVKIIEGTRERIQLFEGIVIKRRGGGISETFTVRKISNGVGVERTFPLHTPKLAQIEVTRRGKVRRAKLYYLRKLRGKAARIKELR encoded by the coding sequence ATGCAAAAACTAATTGCAGATATTACAAAAGATCAGTTACGCACTGAACACCCTTCATTCCGTCCTGGCGATACACTTCGCTTGCACGTGAAGATCATCGAGGGAACTCGTGAGCGTATCCAGTTATTCGAAGGTATTGTTATCAAACGTCGCGGTGGCGGAATCAGCGAAACTTTCACTGTACGTAAAATTTCAAATGGTGTTGGAGTGGAACGTACATTCCCATTACACACGCCTAAGCTAGCTCAAATTGAAGTAACTCGTCGCGGTAAAGTTCGTCGTGCGAAGTTGTACTACCTACGTAAACTACGTGGTAAAGCAGCACGTATTAAAGAACTCCGTTAA
- a CDS encoding putative DNA-binding protein: MLEKTTRVNFLFDFYQSLLTDKQRLYMQLYYLDDLSLGEIAEQYGVSRQAVYDNVKRTEAMLEDYEKKLNLFEKHEGRLEIVELLEEMVPTENSNRFMKLLHTLKDFE; the protein is encoded by the coding sequence TTGCTTGAAAAAACGACAAGAGTGAACTTCCTCTTTGATTTTTATCAATCATTATTAACTGACAAACAACGTTTATATATGCAATTATATTATTTAGATGATCTTTCTCTCGGTGAAATCGCTGAGCAATATGGCGTATCGAGACAGGCTGTGTATGACAATGTGAAACGGACTGAGGCTATGCTCGAAGATTACGAGAAGAAACTCAATTTGTTTGAAAAGCATGAAGGTCGACTTGAAATTGTAGAGTTGCTAGAAGAAATGGTACCTACTGAAAATTCAAATCGCTTCATGAAATTGCTACATACCTTAAAAGACTTTGAATAG
- the ffh gene encoding signal recognition particle protein, translating to MAFEGLAERLQGTMNKITGKGKINEADVKEMMREVRFALIEADVNLKVVKQFVKTVSERSVGQDVMKSLTPGQQVVKIVKDELTNLMGGEQNPIQFARKSPTVIMMVGLQGAGKTTTTGKLATVLRKKHNKKPLLVAADIYRPAAIQQLETLGKQITVPVFSMGTDQSPVEIARKAMEEAEREHNDVVIIDTAGRLHVDEALMQELKDIRELTNPDEVFLVVDAMTGQDAVNVAKSFDDTIGITGVILTKLDGDTRGGAALSIRTVTEKPIKFVGMGEKMDALEPFHPERMASRILGMGDVMSLIEKAQENVDEDKAKELEQKLRTQSFTLDDFLDQMQQVKKMGPLDEILKMMPGANKIKGLDNAKVDESQMGRVEAVIYSMTLAERENPEIINASRKKRIAAGSGTSTQEVNRLLKQFEEMKKMVKQMTNMQQKGKKKGKMPGFDAFFK from the coding sequence ATGGCATTTGAAGGTTTAGCCGAACGCCTGCAAGGAACAATGAATAAAATTACAGGCAAAGGTAAAATTAACGAAGCTGACGTAAAAGAAATGATGCGTGAAGTGCGTTTTGCGCTAATTGAAGCAGACGTTAACTTGAAAGTCGTTAAACAATTCGTCAAGACGGTCAGCGAGCGCTCAGTAGGTCAGGACGTAATGAAAAGTTTGACACCTGGTCAGCAAGTAGTGAAAATCGTAAAAGACGAATTAACGAATCTAATGGGTGGAGAACAAAACCCCATTCAATTCGCACGTAAATCACCTACAGTCATCATGATGGTAGGTTTGCAAGGTGCTGGTAAAACAACAACTACCGGTAAATTGGCCACAGTTTTACGTAAAAAACATAATAAGAAACCTTTGCTTGTGGCAGCAGATATTTATCGCCCAGCAGCGATCCAGCAACTCGAAACTTTGGGAAAACAGATTACCGTACCTGTATTTTCTATGGGCACCGATCAGTCACCTGTTGAAATTGCCCGCAAAGCAATGGAAGAGGCGGAACGTGAGCATAATGACGTGGTAATCATTGATACTGCAGGTAGACTCCATGTGGATGAAGCGCTCATGCAAGAATTGAAAGATATTCGTGAGTTAACTAATCCCGATGAAGTATTTCTCGTAGTAGATGCCATGACAGGTCAAGATGCAGTCAACGTGGCAAAAAGTTTCGATGATACAATCGGAATCACTGGCGTCATTTTGACAAAACTTGATGGGGACACACGTGGTGGTGCGGCGTTATCGATTCGTACCGTTACAGAAAAACCTATCAAATTTGTCGGTATGGGCGAGAAAATGGATGCACTTGAACCATTCCATCCAGAGCGTATGGCGTCACGGATACTTGGTATGGGCGATGTCATGTCTTTGATTGAAAAAGCACAAGAAAACGTGGACGAGGATAAAGCGAAAGAGTTAGAGCAGAAATTGCGCACTCAAAGCTTTACACTTGACGACTTTCTTGATCAAATGCAACAGGTAAAGAAGATGGGACCACTCGACGAAATCTTAAAAATGATGCCGGGCGCGAATAAGATCAAAGGACTCGACAATGCCAAAGTGGATGAGAGTCAAATGGGTCGTGTAGAAGCAGTTATTTATTCCATGACGCTTGCTGAACGCGAGAACCCAGAAATTATTAATGCGAGCCGCAAAAAAAGAATTGCTGCAGGATCTGGAACTTCTACACAGGAAGTCAACCGTTTGCTAAAGCAGTTTGAGGAAATGAAGAAAATGGTTAAGCAAATGACCAATATGCAACAAAAAGGTAAGAAGAAAGGTAAAATGCCTGGTTTTGATGCGTTTTTTAAATAA
- the trmD gene encoding tRNA (guanosine(37)-N1)-methyltransferase TrmD yields the protein MKIDVLSLFPEMFEGVLHSSIMKKAQEQQAASFKVTDFRDYATNKHRKVDDYPYGGGAGMVLKPEPLFAAVDAVTKQSTSKPRVILMCPQGERFTQKKAEELAKEQHLVFICGHYEGYDERIREHLVTDEISLGDFVLTGGEVASMAIIDSVVRLLPDVLGNNQSAVHDSFSTGMLEHPQYTRPATFNGLEVPPVLLSGNHAEIDKWREEQAFLRTAQRRPELLREAPLTEYQKKLYEQWLQKRD from the coding sequence ATGAAAATCGATGTGCTCTCTCTGTTCCCAGAGATGTTTGAGGGTGTACTCCATTCTTCAATCATGAAAAAAGCGCAAGAACAACAAGCCGCATCGTTTAAGGTTACAGATTTTCGTGATTATGCAACAAACAAACATAGAAAAGTCGATGATTATCCGTACGGTGGTGGTGCGGGAATGGTACTAAAACCCGAGCCTCTCTTTGCGGCTGTAGATGCTGTCACTAAACAAAGCACTAGCAAGCCACGTGTTATCTTAATGTGTCCGCAAGGCGAACGGTTCACGCAGAAGAAAGCGGAAGAACTTGCGAAAGAGCAACATCTTGTTTTCATTTGTGGTCACTATGAAGGATACGATGAGAGAATTCGTGAACATTTGGTTACGGATGAAATCTCACTTGGCGACTTTGTATTAACGGGCGGAGAAGTGGCTTCTATGGCCATCATTGATAGTGTAGTACGGTTACTCCCTGACGTTCTAGGTAATAATCAGTCAGCTGTCCACGATTCATTTTCAACGGGTATGCTGGAACATCCACAATACACTCGACCCGCTACATTCAACGGTCTTGAAGTGCCTCCTGTGCTGTTGTCGGGCAATCATGCAGAGATTGATAAGTGGAGAGAAGAGCAGGCATTTCTTCGCACGGCACAACGCCGTCCTGAACTATTGCGAGAAGCACCGTTAACTGAATATCAAAAAAAACTTTACGAGCAATGGTTACAAAAAAGAGACTAA
- a CDS encoding EscU/YscU/HrcU family type III secretion system export apparatus switch protein, translated as MREEQRFTRKEAVALSYDPEVSDAPKVIAKGKGKIAENILQRAQEHSIPIQQDPSLLELLGQLNVNEMIPEELYLAVSEVFAYVYRLDREKGGMN; from the coding sequence ATGAGAGAAGAACAACGTTTTACTAGAAAAGAAGCTGTTGCGCTGTCCTATGACCCTGAAGTTTCAGATGCTCCAAAAGTAATAGCCAAAGGAAAAGGAAAAATTGCCGAGAATATTCTTCAACGTGCGCAAGAACATTCAATTCCCATACAACAAGATCCGAGTCTGCTGGAATTACTTGGACAATTAAATGTCAACGAAATGATACCTGAAGAACTATATTTAGCCGTATCGGAGGTATTTGCTTATGTCTATCGTTTAGATCGTGAGAAAGGTGGTATGAATTAA
- the ftsY gene encoding signal recognition particle-docking protein FtsY, translating into MSFFKKIKDKISGTNEVVAEKFKDGLTKTRDSFTSKVNDLVFRFRVVDEEFFEELEEVLLQADVGFETVMELIDLLKEEVQRKNIKNTTGMQSLISEKLVEIYNSGETVSSELNIEEGRLNVILMVGVNGVGKTTTIGKMAARLKKEGKTVMLAAGDTFRAGAIEQLVVWGERTGVEVVRQAEGSDPAAVIFDAVKAAKKRNVDVLICDTAGRLQNKVNLMNELEKVHRIIGREIEGAPHEVLLALDATTGQNALIQAQTFNEVTNVTGIVLTKLDGTAKGGIVLAIRNKLDIPVKFVGLGEGIDDLQPFDPEKYVYGLFANGLEMEETEEHGNEIEEDK; encoded by the coding sequence ATGTCTTTCTTTAAGAAGATAAAAGATAAAATATCAGGAACGAACGAAGTGGTAGCAGAGAAGTTTAAAGATGGATTGACGAAGACGCGCGATTCATTTACATCGAAAGTTAACGATTTAGTGTTTAGATTCCGTGTCGTCGATGAAGAATTTTTTGAAGAACTGGAAGAAGTGTTACTTCAAGCGGATGTTGGTTTTGAAACAGTTATGGAATTGATTGATTTGCTAAAAGAAGAAGTGCAACGTAAAAATATTAAAAACACGACAGGTATGCAGTCATTGATTTCTGAGAAGCTTGTAGAAATTTATAATTCAGGTGAAACAGTTTCCAGCGAATTGAATATCGAAGAAGGTAGATTGAACGTAATTTTGATGGTTGGCGTAAACGGCGTAGGTAAAACGACAACGATCGGTAAAATGGCTGCCCGCCTCAAAAAAGAAGGCAAAACCGTTATGTTGGCTGCTGGAGATACATTCCGCGCAGGTGCGATTGAACAGCTTGTTGTCTGGGGAGAGCGCACGGGTGTAGAAGTCGTTCGTCAGGCGGAAGGTTCAGATCCAGCTGCCGTTATTTTTGATGCGGTGAAAGCAGCTAAGAAGCGTAACGTTGATGTTTTAATCTGTGATACAGCTGGTCGCTTACAAAATAAAGTGAACTTGATGAATGAGCTGGAAAAAGTACACCGCATTATTGGCCGCGAAATTGAAGGCGCGCCACATGAAGTATTGTTAGCGTTGGATGCGACGACTGGACAGAACGCATTAATCCAAGCGCAGACATTTAACGAAGTAACAAATGTTACGGGTATTGTATTGACGAAACTAGACGGTACAGCAAAAGGCGGTATCGTGCTCGCAATTCGCAATAAGCTCGATATTCCGGTGAAGTTTGTCGGTCTTGGTGAAGGTATCGATGATTTACAACCGTTCGATCCGGAGAAATATGTCTATGGATTATTTGCGAACGGATTAGAAATGGAAGAAACTGAAGAACATGGAAACGAAATTGAAGAAGACAAGTAA
- the ylqF gene encoding ribosome biogenesis GTPase YlqF, with the protein MTIQWFPGHMAKARREVSEKLKLVDIVFELIDARLPLSSRNPMIDEVTHQKPRLLILNKMDLADEVQTKRWIAYFEKQGLRTVAINSFEGKGLQTVTKAAKEILQPKFDRMKQRGIRPGAIRAMIVGIPNVGKSTLINRLAKKNIAKTGNKPGVTKAQQWIKFEKELELLDTPGVLWPKFEDQQVGYKLALTGAIKDSVLNMEELAVYGLRFLESHYPERLAQRYEMITVGDNVQSLFDKIGERRKVYTVGGEIDYDKVAEMIVQDIRDQQVGKLTFDFPEEFE; encoded by the coding sequence ATGACTATTCAATGGTTTCCGGGCCATATGGCGAAAGCGAGACGAGAAGTCTCAGAAAAACTCAAGTTAGTAGATATAGTATTTGAATTAATTGATGCTAGACTGCCACTTTCATCACGTAATCCCATGATAGATGAAGTAACGCATCAGAAACCAAGATTGCTTATTTTGAATAAAATGGACTTGGCGGATGAAGTACAAACTAAACGATGGATTGCCTATTTTGAAAAGCAAGGCTTACGAACAGTTGCGATCAATTCATTCGAAGGTAAAGGCCTCCAAACAGTCACCAAAGCTGCCAAAGAGATTTTGCAACCGAAATTTGACCGCATGAAGCAGCGAGGTATACGTCCTGGAGCAATCCGCGCAATGATTGTCGGCATTCCCAATGTCGGAAAATCTACTTTGATTAACCGATTAGCGAAGAAGAACATCGCTAAAACAGGAAACAAACCAGGTGTAACTAAAGCGCAACAATGGATTAAATTTGAGAAAGAATTAGAGCTTCTTGATACACCAGGAGTGCTGTGGCCGAAGTTTGAAGACCAGCAAGTAGGTTATAAGTTGGCGTTAACAGGTGCAATTAAAGACTCTGTATTGAATATGGAGGAATTAGCAGTATATGGATTACGATTTTTGGAGTCCCATTATCCTGAAAGACTGGCACAGCGCTATGAAATGATAACAGTGGGGGATAATGTTCAATCATTGTTCGATAAAATCGGTGAACGTCGAAAAGTATATACTGTTGGTGGAGAAATTGATTATGACAAAGTAGCAGAAATGATCGTACAAGACATCCGTGACCAGCAAGTAGGTAAGTTAACATTCGATTTCCCTGAAGAATTCGAATAA
- a CDS encoding KH domain-containing protein, whose translation MKQLIETIVKPLVDYPDDVKVVSEEQSQRVVYRLSVNAEDMGKVIGKQGRVAKAIRTIVYSAAGSHHGKKVYLDILD comes from the coding sequence ATGAAGCAGCTGATTGAAACAATTGTAAAACCGTTAGTCGATTACCCGGACGACGTGAAAGTGGTATCTGAAGAACAGTCTCAACGAGTCGTTTATCGGTTATCAGTGAATGCGGAGGATATGGGTAAAGTGATCGGGAAGCAAGGTCGTGTGGCAAAAGCGATCCGTACGATTGTTTACTCAGCAGCAGGCAGCCACCACGGCAAAAAAGTGTATTTGGATATCTTGGATTGA
- the rpsP gene encoding 30S ribosomal protein S16, which yields MAVKIRLKRMGAKRSPFYRIVVADARAPRDGRQIDQVGTYNPLTKPATVEINEELALKWLQDGAKPSDTVRNLFSEQGIMEKFHNAKYSK from the coding sequence ATGGCAGTTAAAATTCGTCTAAAACGTATGGGAGCTAAGAGATCTCCTTTTTATCGTATTGTAGTAGCTGATGCACGTGCACCACGTGACGGCCGTCAAATCGATCAGGTTGGTACATACAACCCGCTTACAAAGCCAGCAACAGTTGAAATCAACGAAGAATTGGCTTTGAAATGGCTTCAAGATGGAGCAAAACCATCTGATACAGTTCGTAACTTGTTCTCAGAACAAGGTATCATGGAAAAATTCCATAACGCTAAATACAGCAAGTAA